Within Citromicrobium bathyomarinum, the genomic segment GTGCGATCGGCTATGAAGTGCTCGACACCCAGCAGGCCTTCGGCGTGTCGTCTTCTCGCGAGAAGATGAATGAGACCCGCGCTATCGAGGGCGAGCTTGGGCGTTCGATCGCGACCTTGCAGTCGATCGTCAACGCTCGGGTCCATCTGGTCATGCCCGAACGCGCATTGTTCGCGCCCGAAGCGCGCAAGGCGAGCGCGTCTGTAACCGTCAAGACCCGCGGCAAGCTGTCGTCCGGCAATGTCGAGGCGATCCGCTATCTGGTCGCCGCAGCCGTGCCCGAATTGTCGCCGGAATCGATTTCCATCGTCGACCAGACCGGCGCGCTGTTGGCGCGGGCTGGAGAGGCGGGCGAAGCCGGCGCCAGCCAGGCCGACGAACGCCAGGTTGCCACCGAGGCGCGCATTCGCAGCCAGATCGAGGCGCTGATCGAACCGATCGTGGGCGTGGGCAAGGTCCGCGCGGAAGTCTCCGCCGAAATCGACCGCGATCAGACCCGCGAAGAGTCCGAAGTGTTCGATCCCGACACGCAGGTGATCGCCCGCCAGATCTCGGTCGAATCCGGTGACCAGAACCGTGAAAACGCTGGTGCTACCCCGGGCGTCACGGTGGGCGCGCAGCTTCCCGAAGGCGGCGACGTCATGGGTGGCGGCGGTGACACCCGCGAGAGCGCCCGCAACGAAACCTCCGAAGACATTACCTTCCAGAACAGCAGCCGTCGCACGCTGACAACCCGCACGCCGGGCAAGGTTTCTCGCCTGACCGTGGCCGTGATGGTCGATGGTGGTGAACAGGGTCTGCCTGCGCCGCAGGTCCAGCGCCTGACCCGGCTGGTCGAGAACGCCGTCGGCTATGATGCAGAGCGTGGCGACAGCGTGATTGTGGAAAGCATGCCTTTCGCCCAGCCCGATGAAATTGCCGATGCCGAAGGAGACTTTTGGTCCGACCTTCCGCTTGGCCAGCTGTTCGATCTGGGCAAGCTGCTGGTGATCGCAGTGGTCGGCCTGTTCGTCCTGCGGATGCTGCGCCCCAAGAACGTGCCCGCGTCCGCCGCCGGTCAGCTGCCGTCGCCAGAGCAGAACGTGATCGACCTGACCCCCGAGGGGCGGGGCGGCGAGGAGCAGCTCGAAAACGACGGGGCCCCCGCGCTGAGCGGTCCCGAGCTGGATGACGAAATTGCGCTCGCTCAAGTCGAAGGCAAGCTCAAGGCCTCGGCACTCAAGAAAATCGGCGATGCCGTTGCCGCCAGCCCGGCCGAATCCGCCGCCGTCGTTCGCCAATGGCTTAGCGCCTGAAGGATACTCTCATGACCGAAATGGACAATGACATCGCCGCCGCTCCGATCGAGCAGAACTCGGAAGCCTTCGTTGACCTGCCGTCTCTTGGAGAGACCGCTGCGCCCGAACCGCTGGAGGATCTTGCCGTGTACGAGGGTGACGGTGGCGCGCTTGGGCTCGACGCGGTCCACGAAGTGCCGGTCAAGATGCAGGCCGTGCTGGGCCGCGCCCGTATGACCGTCTCCGAACTGATGAGTATCGCTCCGGGACGCGTGGTCGAACTGGATCGCAAGGTTGGCGAGCCGGTCGACATCTTCGTCAGCAACCGCCTGATCGCCCGTGGCGAGGTGGTTCTGATCGACAAAGCGCTGGGCGTGACCCTGACCGAGATCGTGCACGAAGACGACTGATGAACGGATCTCTCTCAACTCCGGTGCGCATGACGCTGGTCGGCGCGCAGCACTCGATCTTCCGGCAAGCGGCGCATATGGCGCGCGAGACGGGTGCTCTTGTCACCATGGCGGATGACGAGCGCTCGGCAATGGACCTGCTGCGTCGTGCTGGCGGGGATCTGGTGATGATCGACGTGGCGCTGGACGTGCCCGGCTTCATTGCCGCGCTGCATGCCGAACGCATCGCTGTTCCCACGATCGCCTGCGGCATCGATGCCAGTGCCCAGAGGGCTGTGGCCGCCGTGCGCGGCGGCGCGCGCGATTATCTGCCACTGCCGCCCGACCGCGATCTGATTGCAGCGGCCATCATGTCCGTCGCGCGCCCCTCTCGCCAGATGATCGGCGCGTGCGAGGCGATGCGGCAGGCGATGGAGTTTGCAACGTCCATGGCCGCCACCGCCGCGCCGATTCTGATCCGGGGGGAACCGGGGACCGGCAAGGAAGTCATGGCCCGGCTGGTTCATGCCAGCTCTGGCAGAGCAGGCCATTTCGTGACCGTCGAGTGCCATGGCGTGTCGCCCGAAATGCTCGAATCGGAGCTGTTCGGTCACGAGCCCGGCGCTTTTCCTGGCGCGATTGCGCGTCGGGTGGGCCGTGTGGACGAGGCGGAAGGCGGCACGATTTTCGTGCGCGGTGTCGAAGCACTCTGCCCGACCTTGCAGGCGCGGCTGCTCGACGTGCTGCAAACGAGGCAAACCCGTGCGCCGGGAAGCACCCGCCAAGGCGCGCGCCTGATCACCAGTTCAACCGTGGATCTCGGGTCGCTGGTTGAGCAGGGCCGGTTCCGCGCGGACCTGCACGCCCGGCTTGGCTTGGCAGAGATCGGGATGCCGCCGCTGCGCGCCCGGGGGCAGGATGTCATTGAGCTCGCTCGGCATTTCGCTGCGCAGTTCGCCGACGTTTACGCGATGCCGGTGCCCGGCTTCGATGACACGGCAGCTCGCGTGCTTGCAGGCTATACCTGGCCCGGCAATGTCAGCGAGCTTGAGACGACCATTCATCGTGCCATCCTGCTCGCGCGATCGGGCACCATCGGTGCCGAGGCGCTGGTGCACGCCGATGGTTCGCCGATCGAGCCTGACCGTCCGGTCGGCGAAGACGGTCTCCATGTCGAACAGCTGGTCGGCCATACGGTCGCAGAGGTCGAACGCGAGCTGATCCTCCACACGCTGGAGCGGTGCGGCGGCAATCGGACGTCTGCCTCGTCGATCCTGGGCATTTCGGTGCGCACGATGCGCAACAAGATCAACAGCTTCGTTCAGGCGGGCATCAGCGTCGCCCCGTCCAAGTAATACCCTCGTAACAGGTCGCCCGTGCCATGCCCCAGAATCTGACCAGCTTCCTCGAACGCATCGGTGCCAACCGCGATCTCGCGCTGGCGATCGGTGTGATCGGCATCATTGCGATGCTGATCCTGCCGATGCCGGCGTGGTTGCTCGATTTCGGGCTCGCGATCTCGATCACGCTGTCGGTGATGATCCTGATGACCTCGCTGTTCATCGAGAAGCCGCTGCAGCTTTCGGCATTTCCGACGATCCTGCTGATCGCGACCATGCTGCGCCTGGGCCTGAACCTCGCGTCCACCCGGCTGATCCTGGGCCACGGGCACGAAGGGCCACAGGCCGCAGGCGGCGTGATCGGCGCTTTCGGGCAGTTCCTGATCGGCGGCGAGACCGTCATCGGCCTCACCATCTTCATCATCCTGGTGGTGATCAACTTCGTCGTCATCACCAAGGGCGCCGGGCGCATCGCGGAAGTCGCCGCACGCTTCAGCCTCGATGCGATGCCGGGCAAGCAGATGGCGATCGACGCCGATCTGGGCGCGGGGATGATCAGCGAAGAACAGGCGCGAGAGCGTCGCAAGGAACTGGAAGCCGAAAGCGGTTTCTTTGGCGCGATGGATGGTGCCTCCAAGTTCGTTAAGGGCGATGCCATCGCCGGGCTGCTGATCACCGCGATCAACGTGATCGTCGGGCTGATCGTCGGCGTGGCGATCCACGGCGTCGAGTTCGGCGAAGCCTTCACCACCTATACTCTGCTGACGGTCGGTGATGGACTGGTCAGCCAGATCCCGGCGCTGATCGTCTCGACCGCTGCGGGCCTGCTCGTCTCCAAGGGCGGCATGTCGGGCAAGACCGGCAATGCGCTGGGCGAACAGCTGGGCCGTTATCCCAAGGCGTTCGCCATGGTGTCTGTGCTGATGGGGGCGTTCGCGCTGCTGCCCGGTTTCCCCTTCCTGCCCTTCGCCTTCGTGTCCGCCGCCAGCGGCTATTACGGCTGGTGGGCCAGCCGCAAGCACAAGCAGCAGCTTGCGCACGAACAGGCCGAGAAGGCCCAGGCCGAGATCGCTTCGGCCGAGACCGAGGAACCCATTGCCAATACCATCGCGATCGACGCGGTGCGGGTTGAGCTGGGCTATGGCCTGCTGCCGATCATCAAGGGTTCGGCCGCCGAGCCGCGGCTCGACGATCAGGTGCGCGCGCTGCGCCGCCAGATGGCGACCGATTATGGCTTCGTGCTGCCCGCCGTGCGCATTATCGACAATATGGGGCTGGGCGCGCACGACTATCGCGTCTTCATCCGCGAGACCGAGGTCGCGGCGGGCGAGCTGCGGCTCGACAAGCTGATGGTCATCAACCCGGGCGGCGGCGATGTCGGCCTGCCGGGCGACCCTGCGCAGGAGCCGGTGTTCGGCCTGCCCGCGCTGTGGATCGATCGCGAACTGCGCGACGAGGCGGGCCTGCGCAATCTGACCGTGGTCGACTGCGGCACCATCGTCACCACCCATCTGGCGGAACTGGTGAAGGACAATATCGCCGAGCTTCTTTCGTACACCGAAACGCAGAAACTGCTGAACGAGGTGCATACCGACGCGGAGAAACTGGTCGCCGACCTGGTGCCTGCGAAGATCAGCATCTCTGGCATCCAGCGGATCCTGCAGAACCTGCTCGCCGAAGGGGTCTCCGTGCGCGACATGGCGACCATTCTGGAAGCGATCGCCGAAACCGCTCCGCTGACGCAGAACCTGACCCAGATTACCGAGCACGTCCGCGCCCGGCTGGCCCGGCAGATTTCCGCCCAGCAGACCCGCGACGGTTTCATCCCGATCCTGACCCTGTCGCCCGACTGGGACCAGCAGTTCGCCGAAAGCATCATCGGCGATGGGGACGAACGTCACCTCGCGATGGCTCCATCCAACCTGCAGCGCTTCATCACCCAGGTGCGTGAACTCTACGACACGCTGGCCGCGAGGAACGAGATTCCCTGTCTTCTCGTCAGCCCGTCTATCCGCCCGTTCGTGCGCTCGATCATCGAACGCGTGCGCCCTGCGACCGTGGTTCTCTCGCAAAACGAGA encodes:
- the fliF gene encoding flagellar basal-body MS-ring/collar protein FliF, with the translated sequence MGGVAFALLAALAMVAMSGGSSDKMGYLYTDLDPTAAQAITEKLRAQNVPFSLSGDGTAVMAPENRLPELRMSMAGEQLGGAIGYEVLDTQQAFGVSSSREKMNETRAIEGELGRSIATLQSIVNARVHLVMPERALFAPEARKASASVTVKTRGKLSSGNVEAIRYLVAAAVPELSPESISIVDQTGALLARAGEAGEAGASQADERQVATEARIRSQIEALIEPIVGVGKVRAEVSAEIDRDQTREESEVFDPDTQVIARQISVESGDQNRENAGATPGVTVGAQLPEGGDVMGGGGDTRESARNETSEDITFQNSSRRTLTTRTPGKVSRLTVAVMVDGGEQGLPAPQVQRLTRLVENAVGYDAERGDSVIVESMPFAQPDEIADAEGDFWSDLPLGQLFDLGKLLVIAVVGLFVLRMLRPKNVPASAAGQLPSPEQNVIDLTPEGRGGEEQLENDGAPALSGPELDDEIALAQVEGKLKASALKKIGDAVAASPAESAAVVRQWLSA
- the fliN gene encoding flagellar motor switch protein FliN, with protein sequence MDNDIAAAPIEQNSEAFVDLPSLGETAAPEPLEDLAVYEGDGGALGLDAVHEVPVKMQAVLGRARMTVSELMSIAPGRVVELDRKVGEPVDIFVSNRLIARGEVVLIDKALGVTLTEIVHEDD
- a CDS encoding sigma-54 dependent transcriptional regulator; the encoded protein is MNGSLSTPVRMTLVGAQHSIFRQAAHMARETGALVTMADDERSAMDLLRRAGGDLVMIDVALDVPGFIAALHAERIAVPTIACGIDASAQRAVAAVRGGARDYLPLPPDRDLIAAAIMSVARPSRQMIGACEAMRQAMEFATSMAATAAPILIRGEPGTGKEVMARLVHASSGRAGHFVTVECHGVSPEMLESELFGHEPGAFPGAIARRVGRVDEAEGGTIFVRGVEALCPTLQARLLDVLQTRQTRAPGSTRQGARLITSSTVDLGSLVEQGRFRADLHARLGLAEIGMPPLRARGQDVIELARHFAAQFADVYAMPVPGFDDTAARVLAGYTWPGNVSELETTIHRAILLARSGTIGAEALVHADGSPIEPDRPVGEDGLHVEQLVGHTVAEVERELILHTLERCGGNRTSASSILGISVRTMRNKINSFVQAGISVAPSK
- the flhA gene encoding flagellar biosynthesis protein FlhA: MPQNLTSFLERIGANRDLALAIGVIGIIAMLILPMPAWLLDFGLAISITLSVMILMTSLFIEKPLQLSAFPTILLIATMLRLGLNLASTRLILGHGHEGPQAAGGVIGAFGQFLIGGETVIGLTIFIILVVINFVVITKGAGRIAEVAARFSLDAMPGKQMAIDADLGAGMISEEQARERRKELEAESGFFGAMDGASKFVKGDAIAGLLITAINVIVGLIVGVAIHGVEFGEAFTTYTLLTVGDGLVSQIPALIVSTAAGLLVSKGGMSGKTGNALGEQLGRYPKAFAMVSVLMGAFALLPGFPFLPFAFVSAASGYYGWWASRKHKQQLAHEQAEKAQAEIASAETEEPIANTIAIDAVRVELGYGLLPIIKGSAAEPRLDDQVRALRRQMATDYGFVLPAVRIIDNMGLGAHDYRVFIRETEVAAGELRLDKLMVINPGGGDVGLPGDPAQEPVFGLPALWIDRELRDEAGLRNLTVVDCGTIVTTHLAELVKDNIAELLSYTETQKLLNEVHTDAEKLVADLVPAKISISGIQRILQNLLAEGVSVRDMATILEAIAETAPLTQNLTQITEHVRARLARQISAQQTRDGFIPILTLSPDWDQQFAESIIGDGDERHLAMAPSNLQRFITQVRELYDTLAARNEIPCLLVSPSIRPFVRSIIERVRPATVVLSQNEIHPRTRVRSVGSIGQQNVLEAP